From Halorussus lipolyticus:
GTCACGCCCCGAGGCTCTGCGTTCACCATCCGGAAGTACGCCGACGAACCGTTCACGCCCATCGACCTCGTGAACTACGGCACGTTCAATCTGGACCAGATGGCGTACCTCTGGCTTGCCATCGAGTCGAACAAGTCACTCATCTTCGCCGGAGGGACCGCCTCGGGCAAGACCACCTCGATGAACGCGATTTCGATGTTCATCCCGCCGCGCTCGAAGGTGCTGACCATCGAGGACACCCGCGAGTTGGCGCTCTATCACGACAACTGGCTCTCGTCGGTGACGCGGGAGCGCAGAGGAGAAGGCGCGAACATCACGATGTACGACCTGCTTCGGTCGGCCCTGCGCCACCGCCCGGAGTACATCGTGGTCGGCGAGGTCCGGGGCGAGGAGGCCATGACGCTGTTTCAGGCGATGAACACGGGTCACACGACCTATTCGACGATGCACGCCGACTCGGTGCAGACCGTCATCAACCGCCTCGAAAACGAACCCATCAACGTCCCGCGGGCGATGATTCAGAGCCTCGACATCCTCTCGGTCCAGACGCTGACCTACGTCGGCGACGAGCGGGTCCGCCGGAATCGGGTGCTGGCCGAAATCGAGGGCATCGACCAGCGAACCGGCGACTTGGACTACTCGACCACCTTCTCGTGGAACGCCAACGAGGACACCTTCCGGCGCAACGACAGTAGCGTGCTGGACGAGATTCAGGACGAGCGCGGGTGGTCGCGGGCCGAACTCTTGGAGGAACTCCGGGACCGCAAGCGGGTCCTCCAGTATCTCCGCGAGCAGGGCGTCTCGGACTATCGGCGGTTCACCGCGATGATAAACGAGTACTACTCACATCCGGACCGCGTGCTGGACACCTTGGACCTCGACGGCGAGGTTTCGACCGGGTTCGACTGATGTTCGCGTACCTGCCGCTCGTGCTGGTGGCCGCCCTCCTCGCGCCGGTCGCGGCCGTCCCCATCTCGCCCCGAGTCAACCTGTTCGTCACTCGGGTCGCGCTGACCGCGTTCGGCGGGTGGATAGCGGACCACGGCAGGCGACAGCGCCGACGCCGGGAACTCTTGCAGGCGCTCCACGCCGAGGAGACCTACCGGATGTTCGCATCGAAGACCCTGCTCTACACCGGTCTGTCCGCGGTGGTCGGGAGCGTCGTCGGGGTCTACCTCGTGGCGGGCGTGCTGGCGATTCTCCGTATTTCCCCCGAGACGATGCGGGCGACTTTGCCCTCCCAAATCCACTTCTTGGCGGGCCTGCTGGTGTTTCCGGACCTCTCGGCCGGCCAGTTGTTCGCGCTCCTGTTGACCAGCAGTGCGACCCTCGGGGTGGCCTCGGGCGGCCTGACCTACTGGCTCCGGTGGGAGAACCTGACCTACCGGGCCAACGCCCGAGAGCGCAAGATAGACGAGAGCATCGCCCGGACCGTGGCATTCGTCTACGCCCTCTCGCGGAGCGGGATGGCCTTCCCCGAAATCATGCGGACGCTGGCCCGGAATCAGAAGGTCTACGGCGAGGCCGCCAGCGAGATTGCGGTCGTCGTCAAGGCGATGGACTACGCGGGCCTCGACATGCTGTCGGCCATCGAGCGACTCGCCGACCGCACGCCCAGCGAGAAGTTCGGCGAGTTCGCCGACAACCTCGCCAGCGTCCTCCAGAGCGGCCAGAGCATCTCGGCGTACCTCGAAAACCAGTACGAGCGCTATCAGGAGGACGCCGAGGCCCAACAGGAGGCCTTCCTCGAACTGCTGGCCACGCTCGCGGAGGGGTACGTCTCGGTGTTCGTGGTCGCGCCCCTGCTGTTCATCACCATTCTGGTCATCATGGGCCTGATGGCGCTGGGCAACACCCTGCCGCTCCTCCGGGCGATGACCTACTTCGCCATCCCCTTGGCGAACGTCGGGTTCGTCGTCTACCTCGACAGCATCACCGAATCGCTCCGGGCGGTCCGAGAGGACCGGAACGTTGACCTTTCGGCGGTGGCGCTGGCGGGCGTCCGCCGGACCGACGACCCGGCGTCCGACCGGACCGGCATCCAGCGCCCGGACTCCGGCGACCGGGCAATCGGCGGGTCCTCGGTTCGCTCCGACGGCGGGTCGCTCTCCGCCGCCGCCGAGGAGTCCCGTGGCTCCTCGGAGTCCGGAAACGCGGGCGCAGTCAACTTCGAACGCTTGGACGCCTTCGAGAACGTCCGATGGCTTCGGGAGGCGATGGTCGACCCGACGCGAACGCTCCGGGAGAACCCCGTCGTGGTGCTGTACGCGACGGTTCCGCTGGGTCTGCTTTCGATTCTGATTCGGGCGTGGCCGCATCTCCTCGGCGGGACGCTCTCGCTCCGGGTCGTGGACGACTTCGTGGTGCAGGCTGTGTTGTTCGTGGTCGGCACCTTCGCGGTGGTGCAGGAACTCCATCGGCGGCGCATCGCCGCCATCGAGGCCGGGGTGCCCGACTTTCTGGACCGCCTCGCCAGCGTCAACGAGGCCGGCATGTCGGTTGTCGAGAGTCTGGGCAGAGTGACCGAGAGCGACCTCGGGGCGCTCGACGCCGAGGTCCAGAAACTCTGGGCCGACATCGAGTGGGGCGTGGACGCCGAGACGGCGCTCTACCGGTTCGAGGACCGCCTCGACACGCCGACCATCACCCGGACGGTGACCCTCATCGCCAACGCGATGGCCGCCAGCGGCGACATCGCGCGGGTCCTTCGCATCGCGGCCGACGACGCCCAAGACACCCGGCGACTCAAGCGACAGCGCCGACAGGAGATGCTGACCTATCTCCTCATCATCTACCTCTCGTTTTTCGTCTTCCTCGTCATCGTCGGCGCGCTCAACAGCATCCTCATCCCGAACCTGCCGACCGGCGCGAGCGCGCCCTCCGGGAGTCCGGTCGGCGGTGGCGGCCCGATTTCGGGCATTTCGAGCGTCAACGTCGAAGGGTACACCTTGCTGTTTTTCCACGCCTCGCTGGTGCAGGCGCTGTTCTCAGGTCTGCTGGCGGGCCAGATGGGCGAGGGGAGCATCAAGAACGGCGCGAAGCACGCGACGGTCCTGCTGACCATCGCCTACGGCGTGTTTCTATTCCTGCCGTAGGCGTTTTGACGATGCTAGAGCCGTCCCCAGCACCGAGGAGCAACCTAGACACTGCCCAAGCAATTAAATATGTATTTTAAACAAATGCGGAGTAGTCCCTAACCCGTCCCGATAGCTTTTACTCCCCGGCTTTCGCTCACTCGCGCATGGTCTGGGTTCGCTCGGAGTACGCCGAGGAGTTAGCCGTCGTCCTCGCGTGGTTCTCGGTTCTCCTCCCGTGGAACGTCACCTACTCGACGCTCTCGGGCGTCGGTAGCGTCCTGTTCGTTCGTTTTCCGTTCTTCCAAGTCCGGTACGTCTTCGGCATCTCCATCTCGAAGGCCACGACGCTCATGACCCCGCTCGGTGCCCTCTCGTATCAGGAGGGCCAGTCGATTGCGGTCGCCTACCAAGCGTGGGCGGTCGGCGCAGTGGTCGTCGGCGGAGCGTTCCTGCTGAGCCTCGCGCTCTACGGCTTCGAGGACCGCGTTGGCGCGACCTTCGACCCGGTGGGTGTGATGGGCGTCCTCCTCTCGCTGGCCGGGGGCGTGCTGACCGTGGCGACGTGGCTCCTCTGGACGCGCGGGTTCCCCGGCCTGCCGATTCCGGTCGGCGTGGTTCTGCTGTACCTGTTCGGCGGGGCGTTGCTCCTCGCGCGCAGGGAGTGAGAAATTGAATTTCGGGGTATCGTCTGTTGCACGCTGGTACAGATTTCTGCGAGTAGTCCTGTTGGCGTTGTCGGGAAGCTAGCTACTCCCGACTCCGAGGCGTTCCCGCACCGCCACCGGACAGGAACTACAGGCCACACCCTCCCCAACCGACTGCGCTTCTCGGTCTCCGCGTTGCTCCGACCTGCGATGCTCATCCCTCGCGCGATTCGGCGCGGCATGAACGCCGCGCCGTGGGAGACAAGCTCCCACGAGCCTTGCCTCGCTACGCTCGGCAAGACGCCAGCGCGCGCCGGACATTGACTGAACCCCTGCCGAGGTCCTGTCACTCTTGGTGAGGACGTTTCGACCAGCGGACTGTTCACGTTCGGATTTATCGCCGGAGCGACCGCTTCCCGGCCGAGTAAGTTCGACTTTCTTCGATGCCGCGGCGTCGTGGGAGCGGCGTTACGTTCATGACGCGCCGGGACGTAGTGGGGCGTACGGAATGAGGCGCGACTACTTCACGCTGGAGGTTCGAAACGTCGATTGGGTCGAGGACGACGACGAGGCCAAGAAGCCGACGGTAATCATCGACTTCGAAGGCCCCTCCTCGACGCTCCGCGAGCGCCTCACGGGGACAGACGACGACTTGCTCGACGCCGAGGAGACCGACGTGGCGTTCAGACTCCAAGGTCCCGTGGACGACGACGATACCGCGGGCGTCGTCAGCGTCACCAACCGCATCACGGGTGACTTCGTGCTGGAACTGAACCAAGACGCCGACGACGTACTCAAGTTCATCACTGCGGCCCGCGAGTACGGCAAGGAGTCCGGCGACATGGATGGCCGGTACCACGTCGAAATCAGCATCAACGGCGACGACCTTGTTGAGTACGACAAGAGTACTTTCCTCGTCTACAACAACGAGGGCAACCTACTCCGCCAGCACAGTCTCATCCCGAGTGGCGTCGAGCTCTGACCCCCGCGCCGCTCGTCGGCGACAACTCCTCCACCCCGACAACTCCGGACTGCTCGACCTGCCGAGGTGTACCGAAACTATTCAGCCGCGGCCGAACTCAGAAGCTCCCGAACAGTAGCAGGTACGCGAGAACGATAGCGGCCATCAGCACGATACCCCAGAGGATGATGTCGAATAGCCCTTCCGGGTCGGTGTAGTCCATGTTCACGTCGGCGAGTAGCACCCCCGGTGATTTATCTTTCATGGAAACGGACGGCGAGTCGAGACGCCAGCGTCGAATCGCGGAAAGCTAAGTGTCCGCGGGCGTCAGGTCAGGTATGGACCTCTTTGGGACCGCGGGTATCCGCGGAAGCGCGGTTGAGACGGTAACGCCGGAACTCGCGCTGGCGGTGGGTCGCGCCGCCGGACGCGATAGGCAGGAGTTCGTCGTGGCACGCGACGGTCGGGAGACCGGCCCCGCACTGGCGGCCGCGATGGAAGCCGGATTGGAGAGCGCCGGGGCCGACGTGCGCCGGGCGGGCCAACTCCCGACGCCTGCTCTCGCGTTCGCCTCGCAGGGCCGACGCGGCGCGATGCTGACCGCGAGTCACAACCCGCCGACCGACAACGGCATCAAACTGTTCGCCGACGGCGAGGAGTACGACCGGGAGGCCGAGCAGGCAATCGACCGGCGAGTCGAGGCCGACGAGTCGCCGGTCGCGTGGGACGAGTGGGGCAAAAGCGAGCAGGTCGGCGTCCTCGACGCCTACCGCGAGGCGGTCATCGACTACGCCCGCCAGCAGGGAGCGCCCCTCG
This genomic window contains:
- a CDS encoding type II/IV secretion system ATPase subunit; amino-acid sequence: MSQSPLSEWTDDVRVRIQEFERRLRRTAEVLRGSAIDADEYDPAEHGALVSFSGLDGYDEVDRYWVNAPFAFVSINYDDVENEYQYVVVEPELDDLEVELLERLFSDMRDSLIHRREAREAGSDGSDEDEDADGPGSKDPETVLKDELRELLSMYGVEVDEASFYRLFYYLFRSFRGFGKLDPLMHDPHIEDISCDGYDLPLFVYHDEYTDIETNVVYAKKELDNLVVRLAQQSGRHVSIGDPVVETTLPDGSRAELALGEEVTPRGSAFTIRKYADEPFTPIDLVNYGTFNLDQMAYLWLAIESNKSLIFAGGTASGKTTSMNAISMFIPPRSKVLTIEDTRELALYHDNWLSSVTRERRGEGANITMYDLLRSALRHRPEYIVVGEVRGEEAMTLFQAMNTGHTTYSTMHADSVQTVINRLENEPINVPRAMIQSLDILSVQTLTYVGDERVRRNRVLAEIEGIDQRTGDLDYSTTFSWNANEDTFRRNDSSVLDEIQDERGWSRAELLEELRDRKRVLQYLREQGVSDYRRFTAMINEYYSHPDRVLDTLDLDGEVSTGFD
- a CDS encoding type II secretion system F family protein codes for the protein MFAYLPLVLVAALLAPVAAVPISPRVNLFVTRVALTAFGGWIADHGRRQRRRRELLQALHAEETYRMFASKTLLYTGLSAVVGSVVGVYLVAGVLAILRISPETMRATLPSQIHFLAGLLVFPDLSAGQLFALLLTSSATLGVASGGLTYWLRWENLTYRANARERKIDESIARTVAFVYALSRSGMAFPEIMRTLARNQKVYGEAASEIAVVVKAMDYAGLDMLSAIERLADRTPSEKFGEFADNLASVLQSGQSISAYLENQYERYQEDAEAQQEAFLELLATLAEGYVSVFVVAPLLFITILVIMGLMALGNTLPLLRAMTYFAIPLANVGFVVYLDSITESLRAVREDRNVDLSAVALAGVRRTDDPASDRTGIQRPDSGDRAIGGSSVRSDGGSLSAAAEESRGSSESGNAGAVNFERLDAFENVRWLREAMVDPTRTLRENPVVVLYATVPLGLLSILIRAWPHLLGGTLSLRVVDDFVVQAVLFVVGTFAVVQELHRRRIAAIEAGVPDFLDRLASVNEAGMSVVESLGRVTESDLGALDAEVQKLWADIEWGVDAETALYRFEDRLDTPTITRTVTLIANAMAASGDIARVLRIAADDAQDTRRLKRQRRQEMLTYLLIIYLSFFVFLVIVGALNSILIPNLPTGASAPSGSPVGGGGPISGISSVNVEGYTLLFFHASLVQALFSGLLAGQMGEGSIKNGAKHATVLLTIAYGVFLFLP
- a CDS encoding DUF7549 family protein, whose product is MVWVRSEYAEELAVVLAWFSVLLPWNVTYSTLSGVGSVLFVRFPFFQVRYVFGISISKATTLMTPLGALSYQEGQSIAVAYQAWAVGAVVVGGAFLLSLALYGFEDRVGATFDPVGVMGVLLSLAGGVLTVATWLLWTRGFPGLPIPVGVVLLYLFGGALLLARRE
- a CDS encoding DUF5793 family protein, translated to MRRDYFTLEVRNVDWVEDDDEAKKPTVIIDFEGPSSTLRERLTGTDDDLLDAEETDVAFRLQGPVDDDDTAGVVSVTNRITGDFVLELNQDADDVLKFITAAREYGKESGDMDGRYHVEISINGDDLVEYDKSTFLVYNNEGNLLRQHSLIPSGVEL